CTGGCTCTTGCATTGTACCAATTGCAGGGAGCGAATGGAGATCGTAGTTCTGGTGCTAAATTGCGagggtttagggttttcttCTCTTCTCGAAAAGGTCAAACCGAGACAAGACGACACCGTTTAGTATCGAAATCCAAACAGCCCCTTAGagtttcctttaatttttatcatactgAGACCGCATTTTCAAACTGTGATTTCAGTGCAAATTTACCAAAATGGGACTGACAAATGCggcttttatatatttttataattataaagatCATGAATATttgtagaaaaaatatataataaatatttgactaTAAGTCCACTATCACGTGTTTGGATTTTTTTCAGTCTCTTTATATTATtcacataattttatattatttattaagattattaatttaatgataaaataaaataataatttctaatatttttaaaaattgatatttattgaagtaatagtataataaatttttaatatacatGTGGGATTTCATTGGTACATAAGTCCATTTTTCATCCAAGTGATAAACAAATGACTATCCTAACAGCATCTatatttattaagtaataaatattccGAATAATTATGACATGAGTTATTATAAACGTCTTATTTTAATTCGATAAGTCATTATTCATAAGGTTAATTATGGACTCATTTAAAGTATTAAAGAGACATATGAAACATTGGAGTTTTATGAATAAAAGGCCGgatatcaaatttaaatatgaaacttCTAAATATTAACTTAAGCTTTAGAAGGGTATCATcgaaaaaatcatttaaacaCATGTCCTTGTAGATATGCTTGttgttcactaaaaaaaaattagctgaAATAACTTTGTTAATTTGATAATGATTATAGAAAAcggttttaatatttttaatatttaaaaattgttatcattcaattgttaaaaatattataagtgctTTTTGCAATGGTGTACTAAcaatatagatttttattattttaaaaagtatattttgaattatatataaataagagtttgatctaaaaaataatattataaaaaattttatgtacttatttgtcaaaaaaaaattatcgtaAATTACTATTAATTATTAATCTAAATTAATCCAAGTAATTTAGATTAATCAAGTAACAATTCTCTCTTGATTCCGGTTTGGTAGATAACTTACAATAAACTAAAGAATGGTTTCCGTTCTGGCCAGGGCTGCCGCCAAAAATCCAGGGTTCTAGAACACTAGCCGGTGCTGCTCAGCCGTCATCCTAATCACCTCCGCCTTCACTCAGGTCCATCAACACAAACGCATCTCCATTCAACAAACACCGGCACCACTCACCGTTCCGGCCATACTGCCGCCGCCATTCCTGATCTCTATTTGGGTGTTATTCCTAGTAATGGCTACTGATGGTTTCAAACGATCATCGATAGCCCCACCTCCACGAAGTCTCAATGTTGAGAAATTTGCAGAATCCCGAGCTTCTGAACTTGAGGCTCTTCACTCAATTGTGGCAAATCGGCTGAACAACAATTTCCGGTCTCAGAGAAACAAGAGAAGAAGGACCACTGGGCATGATAACAGAGATGCAAACAAGAGATTCAGAAAGAGGGAGAAAATAGGGGTGGTTGATAAAGGCAATGTTGTGACTTCGGAGAAAGATGAGAAGAAAGTTCCTCGTCGCATTCGTCGGCGAGTTGAACTCAGAAGAAACACCGAACATGGTTACTCTACTTCCGGGGATGGTACCAAGAGGCTGAGAACCCATGTTTGGCATGCAAAGCGCTTTACAATGACAAAGCTTTGGGGTTTCTACCTACCTGTGGGTTTGCAAGGCAGGTAATGCATTCTAGTCTTTGATTGGAGATTCTTCTTGGGCCATTTGGTATTGAAAAGGGAACAAATTTGGGAAGAAATTCCAAATTCgaattatctaaaattttatacGTTCATAAAAgatgtgaaaatttttatttagtttaaaccttttttcttttcatgattttctcctttttgttcCCTGTACTTGTCTCAAACTTTCTGAGATCAAAGGGTACTTTCCCTCAAATCTTGAAGATTGAAATGGAACCTTAATATGTTTAGATTTGGGTTTGCAGTGGAATTGCCTTGCAAACATCCATTAACCTGGGAAGCTCTTTTTCATGGAGAAGTCTCTTTGATAAAGAACCAATCTGGGTTAcccttttcatatttttatttcaacttccatttgttatttgagtATATGTGAAAGAATTGATTTGGGCAATTTTGATCTAAAATGATGCAGAGGAAGGGGTTCACGGGCTCTCTTAAAGTGGTTCAGACATGGAGCTCTTGTACATGATGCTTGCTACCACATTGCCCTGCAATTGGAGGGTCCAGAGgtataaataatttctttgtaATCGCAGCCATTTCAATTGTAGCTTTGTCTCTTAATTTGTTACTTCAgcagtatttttattttagtacgTATGCCTGGAAATGGTATTTCAATGCTTtcggtttttcttttcttttgcatAAGTAAACTTAGTTCATTATGTTATATGCTTCCAGGATTTGTTACTTTCAATTCTAAGCATGGTATTAGTGCCTTCTCCATCAGCTCACTCTGAGGATATTTCCCGTTCTGTGCTTTCTGGAGCTGCCTATGGAAGGGCTATGGTAGGTTATTGCACCTTCTTCAATTTAAGAATGATGAAACAAACATATGGATAGACTCtccttattttgttttgcagCTTCATCATATTGGAGCACCAGGTTCTAAATCAATTGCCCCTGTAACCTATATGTGGAGACCCATACAGAAAAAAGATACAGGTATTGGAGCAGAACATGATGTTGATTCTGTTAACAGCACACGGACATATGAGTGTTGTTCTTCCTTCCGCCAGCTATGGGTGTGGATGCATGCCTCAGCTTTCAATGAAGGATATGATGCTCTGAAATTTGCTTGTCAAAAACTGGTAAACTGTAGAGATCATTtatctttgatttattttttccccttttgaaGTCTCTAATGTGCTTACTTGTTATGAAGAGTAGCTTGTGAATAAACTCTTCCTATATGATAGCTCAAAAAAGTGAATGCTTATCAATATTATCCCTCTGTACTGTTAGTGTGCATGTATGATGTTCAGCTCATAAATATATATCCTTGTCTTATATGATGCCGGGGTTTATATATTTCCttggattaaaattttaatttgtgaaGCATTATGTGTCAATGAAGACAAGACCAGGCAGAATAGAGACCATATGCATGCCCTGTGCTATTTACTTTGTCTCATCTCTTTTTATCTTTCAGATGGATGAAACTGGCATCTTGATTAATTGTTTTTCCCTTGAGGGCCAACTTGCTAAATTGGAAATAATGGGATCAAAGGCATTTGGACTTCTTCAAAAGATACTGCATCCTATTCCTTGGTGAGTTATCCAAAAGTAGAACCTGTTCATTTTAAACAAAGTAATGAACATGTCTAAATATGTTGTTTGGTTGTGCAGTAAAACTTTGAAATCCTGGCAACTGACTAAGTGCTCTAGCCTTGACCATGAAGATCAGATTCCTTCTTGTGCAATTCTATCTCTTACAGTTGATGATCCACGCAATTTGCCTGAGAAAAAGACTGCAGTTGTTCCAGAAGTGGCATCTAATAGAGTGCTTGGTGATGCATCAGAGAATGAAGCTAAGGAAAATACTTCTTTAGAAGGAAATCAGGACTTGGATTTGTGGGATGCTAGGAATGGGTTCAGTCCTCCAGTGGAAGAGAATGTTCTTTGCATGGAAAAGCATCACCAGCGTCTGGCTTTCTTCTGTCTCAGTGACTCACAGTCTGGGATATTGAATACTTCTAGTGATGCGCAGCATGGATCATGCCCAATTCttcttttaaaaagtaataatcaaAAGGGCACGATTGGGTAAGTagttctttatttatttttttatctttttctccaCTTGTAATTAACAAGGATCAAATTAGTCATTGAATTTCATGCTTCTAATACTTGGTTCTCATTTTCCCTATGGACAAGGTCACTTAAGATTCATGACTGATGTTTTTCTCCAAATGCTGGATCTTCTTTTTTGCAATTGGTCTTCTTGTGCACTGGGCAGTGTGATATCTAACAAGTGTAGAAGAATTCATCTCAGTGCATTGTGGCTATTCTTTTATTGCAGTGAatgttgttgttttattttatttatttttatttatatatttttaagtttccaTTAACTGTCACCTTTTAAAAATGCATATTCATGGAAAATAATAACACCATTTACTGGGAATTTTGGCCAAAATTTTGAGGTGGTTTTGAGCTATATCTTGCCTGGCATGAAGGAAGCCAATTGTGATTGACTTTGTTTCCTTAATGTTGTGTCTATATTCGGTTTTGTATATACAAAATTTTGAGAGGAGCACTTTCTTGGCACATGGAATAAACTTCCtggaatttttttgaaagcCCTTGATAACAATGTTTAATTGATTATCTTTCAGATGGTCCATTATACTTCCATTAAGTTGGGTCAAGGCCTTCTGGATTCCTCTTGTCTCCAATGGGGCTCACGCCATAGGCTTGAGAGAGAAGCACTGGATTGCATGTGAAGTATGTGCACCTCAATTCTGTATTTCAAGTCCAAGGTTATCATAATTTTCTTATGAACTTCCATTCtcaagattttctttttaaattttcactCTTCTGCAGGTTGAATTGCCATATTTTCCTTCAGATTTCCCTGATACCAATGCATACTCATCTTTTATGGCAACTGAAGCAACTACATCTGATGAAAAGGCAAAACTTCGTCCTCCTCCCATGCAAGCTTTAAGAGTTCCCATTCCACCTCCATGGATTAGTGTCCGGTCGGCTTTTGATAAAGAATCCACTATTCTGGGAGACACTCATCCTTGTGAGGAAACATGTACCAGAGATGTGGCAAATGGTGATTCATTAACAAACTCAAACAAAGGAAGTTGTGATATATCACTTAAGAATCATAATATCTCATTCGAAGGATTTGTATCAAGGACATCCCATATGTTGAGTTACTACTTGAATGAAATCCATGGTAACCATTTGCTTCTATTTCCTAAGTTTCCTGATAAGAAGAGTTTTTCTGAACTCATGATAGATGAAGCCAAGCTTAGCCGGAACCTTAATGGGGCTAGCCCAATTAATTATGAACGAAATTTATGTTTCCTAAGAGTTCTTCTCCATGCTTATAAAGAAGGTTCCTTTGAAGAGGGAGCAGTTGTGTGTGCACCGCATCTTTCTGATATATCAATGTGGACTTCCAGGTAGTTATTTTTCCAAACTTCCTTTCTCTggttaattatttatttcttgaatTGTAAATCTATGCTTTCTGATTCTCTTAGTTTTTCTTGTTGTAGTTTACATCTTTTAACCGACATATAAAATGGATGTACTGTTGGACTTTCAGGACAACAATGCTTTATATCCTCACATatctgctttttctttttctcttttttcttttttcttttcccctttttttgctCAATAATCTTGTATACTAGGAGTCTAGGAGCATGCAAATTTATACTATTTGTGAAAAAGCATGAGTTGTATTATGGAACTACTGAGTTTTATTGAAACTAGAGATTCAGTACGTTGGATCTACAAAAAcgttgatttttttaaaaggtttattatttcatcatatttattttattgggcCTACTAAAAATTTCATGTCTATTTATCAAAGGCTATTTTGAAACTTGGCAATGTTTGCACTTGACTAAGAAATGTGACATGTAAATGATGCAGGTCCAGAAGTACTGAGACAGGGCTTCAAATACCTCAGTCCTCTGTGAGATCATACTTTACAGAGCAATCTTCTGGTAAGTGGGAACTCCAAATACCAGAGGACACTGTTACCAGGGAAACTAATCGTCAGCCAATTGGATTTGTCACAACTGGTTTTGTACGAGGAAGGTTGGTTTGCATGTCTTCTGCTTTATCATTGCTGCCTgacttctatttattttatctgTAAATTccatatcatattattttatgtttggtaTCCATCCATGTGCAGCAAGAAGCTGAAGGCAGAGGCTCTTTGTGAAGCAATCTTACTTGCTCGTCTTAGAGAGGAGCAGTGGAATGAGATGCCCATGaaggaaaggagaaaggagATATATGTCCTGGTTAGGAATCTTAGATCTACAGCATACAGACTTGCTCTTGCCACCATTATCCTAGAACAACAGGAAGAAGACGTGGAGTTCATGTGACCTGCTGTATGCTCCTCATGGGAAAAAGAGCACACTGGACATATCCATCTGAATGCCGGagaaaaatacatataattaaaaaattctctGTAAGTTGTTATCATGGAAGCTCATGATTCTCCTTGGCTGGTGAGATACATATTGCTTTCAATTCCCAGTACTATGAAGTTACATTCATAGACATTGTTTGTCTTTGACAGGAGGGAAAAGAACATCGGATTTTATGTGCAAGGTGGTTATCACAATCGAGGCAGGGTTACTTAACATCATCCAAGAAAGGATCATCGGATAATCGCCTTACCTTGTCAATGTGTTTCAATTTAGGCCCTCTATTATTTAAGGTCAGACTTTGTCTCCCAGTTCTCACAACCCCATCCTCAAATAAGGTACACTTCTATGCTCTAGCTTCAAGCCTACTGTTACTGCAGTTCATTTTGAATCCAAGATTGACTATCCAACTATCACTCTTATCATTATCTCCTTCCAAAGAACGTGAAGTTCCCCTCAGCATTATCTGAACTTGTCTTTCATGGGAAAAGTATCCTCATTACTTTTTTGAATTCCAAGGTCTCTCACAGTCATCATATGACCTCACCAAACTAGATGGTAATGCATCCATTCAAATTCCTGTGTCTGCTTGATTGCTGAGAAATTAAAAGAGGAATCTCCCTTCGGTTGTTGGATCAATGCTTTCTCTAAACGTGTCGATAGACTCGATACCATGGTGTTTTGTAATTATTACCATACCCTTCGGACTGCTGATAAAGCTCAATATGTTAGTCAATTTGAAGGGGGAAGGGAGATCGCTTTCCTCGTATTTGGATTAATCAAATGATAAGAAGAGTTAAGAGTGCCtgcagaaaatatttttaatatttgaaaaatgaaaattttcaaatgttataaaTGTATTACCAtttttaaagtgtgtttgacagtgattttagaaagtttttctaatctttctaatatttgaaaaataaaaatttttaagtattataaatgaTAGAAATTCTTTCTTAGAATGCATTTGATAacaattctataaaacatttttaacactttaaaagataaaatttttcaaatattaaaaacactttctaaactTACTATCAAATAAACTCTTAGTTTATTTGGTGGTGGAtcaaaaaagtgtttttagtcaTATTGTTTACTCATTCTAAAGAAATTCTACATCTTATTTACCATGTGCTACTTTTTTGACGTGATTACTACTTCAACTCCTTTGCAAAATATACAAGCTAAAATTttacatttcttttaaaaaaaaaaaaaaaagtaagtctCGAgagtaactgttttttaaaataatttttaaaaattgttttgtaatattttgtagaaacttgaaatattttaacttatttttaaatatgttatagaaataatttttatattaagtgctttattttgaatcattattgtacaattattttttaaaatagccctaaaaaaggtgaaatgaaaacatattattttttgtttttcctatttttttattctaaaaaacaaaaaactattttcgaaaatagttactcaataaatcctaatttttttaccATGATAACTTAAATTTGATCAATAATATGTCAAAATTAATTTGGCACGTATAATaccaataaattattatttaataacattaGAATAACTAAGAAAATGAACTCAAACAGTGACAAAAGTGAATAAGGAATGACATGAAATCAAAACTATCAAGCCCTTGAGGTCTCCCCTAAGTAGTAAAAGGTTAGAGAGGGTTTGTAGGAGgttcaaattcattttccaaTCAACAATTGATAAAGATGAATACCAGGAAGTATGGTCTCAATAAATGACATATAATTTGTGGTAGGGTAGCACCTCGAGGTTTGGGTATATTAACCAAAGCTATCAATCTATATATAGAGCGATTTACCGTTTCTTAGTGCCTTTAGGAATAtgttattcaaatataaatcttatgtaaattttaatatttttattataaaaaccaaacaaattttaacttattttttctattatagttgtttttattttaaaatacaagaaacatttttcattatttgaccAAACAGCCCATGTTATTAGAccttaaaacttaaaactagCTAGACCCACATTAATGGACTTCACAACTAATCCAATACATGCTAGGAAAAATCTTTAGAAAATGGTAaaagacttaggtggtgtttgtttttttacttaattctaaatagaaccttaatacttaatagtattaaatattagattgtttgtttttgtagtattttatttctatcaagtattaaaaagtaaaaaaaaccattgtgtcattttttctatttagaaaaaaaccacatattttggttttttctatttaataaaaagtttataataaatcatgaaaaagtaaaaaaacaaacaacctaaattctaaaactaaatggttttcagcaaaaaaccaaaaaaacaaacactaccttagGTTGGATCTTTTCATAAATGAATCCCATGGATTGTGCCAGGACTCTCCCCGGATATCACCTCCTAGTTACTAGTTAGATACTTAAGATGTTGATTGAAATTTTCTGTCCATTTTTTCAAACAGAAGTTTGTCAACAAAGGAAGAGTGTTTCTAGGGGCAAGTAGGTATGGCCTATCAAATGGTCCAACATCCCTCGGGCAAGACAACTCTAGGGGTAAGTAGAAAAATCTCCGTTTAGGCTCAACACTTTGCCTACTGTTTAATCAGAACAGGAAGAGTTGGAAAGTGGTTTTAAAAggtgtttttaaattaaaaagtatttttaagaaaagaaatgagatgtttagcaaaatttaggaaatacgAAAATTACtatagtgttaaaaaaatacttatagtgctttttaatgaaatatttgataaataatttttctaaaaatattaaaaatatgtttgacaatgattccaATAAAAGtttataccatttcaaagataaaaaaaaaattgtaagtgttaaaaaggttgaaagtgtttcctaaaattactattaaataaattttaagtgtATTTAGTGgtgtttttacttgaaatgttttaataaaagtttatttgaaagttttttttttaagatatttaaaaaaaaaaatcaatattataaaaattatagaaacaccttctaaaatcactgtcaaaaaatctttaaatgatttttaaaaattttaaaagtattttctaaattttgttaaacacctttttttttttcaaatacactTTTCtctgtgttttttaaaaatgctttttaacttaaaaagtgtttttgaaaaaaaaaatcaagtatttggtaaaatttagaagacgttttttaaaattttgaaaaattacttataatatccttttaataaaaaaacacttcaatcaAAAACActtcaaactaaaaaaaaattaacatggctaaaaatactttcactataaatattatcaatattttaaaaaatagtctttttgtttcaatttttttttgagagatcaCAAACAAAAACCAGATTGCCATGGCTAATGATTTGTCCCTTTTTAAAAAcacatattttaaaacaatttaaatacaaaacataaaaataactcGGAACAGTGGACAACAACATGTATGTGCAACAAGACGAAGCCGAGACTGAAAAAGACAGAAACCGAAAACTTGTACGGGACACTTGTTACAATAACAACAATCCAACCTGTCAACAAATCAGCAATGACAATTTggcaaataataaaaaaataataaaagaaaggtAAAATTACAACAAAACCTCACATTCCAGACTTTTATagtataaaaacatatttttattattatttttaaataatcacataatttTTGTTCATGGATAGGCGACTTATCGTTAAGGTAagcattaaatattttatttaaaaattacttttttttttttaattttttatagaaataattcCTTAGCCAACAATTAAAGCGCAATAACTAACTTGTCAAAACAAACACCTTCCACCACAACATTGTTTTAGTGGTCTTCCACGTAAAGTTAGCCACCTAATTCATATCCACACGTACAAAGACTAAGagacataaaatattaaatttgatagGAAAACACCAAAATATTGAATTGGTTGTCAtgaaattttacatttattgaaatttgtacaaacctataaataaataaaatttcgaTATAAATAAGGTTATAATTTCAATGATTTACAGGTTAGAGGATTGACCTATGTCAAATTTGTCATCAATATGTTTAGTTATATCATATCTAACCCAAGATTAGGTTGATCATTTTAAACCTACATCAAACTCGTGTCCAATTCGGGTTCCCATAAGTTACCATAACCTCTacgaaaaattaaaaaataaataaaattgaagtatataaaatatgtcATATTATGAAATAAGACATTAAAaactaactattttaaaatcataaaataaattattagttattaatttaatacaaaatttagTGGACATCAAAAGaggtgttttctatttttatttttatttataataacataaatcaatttttaaaaattaaataaaaacaaatatgtcAGTAATAAAGGTCTAATTTggcataattttaaattttaaattaatgaagaaaattatgacAATTTAATTGAATGTTATCAAAGATTATTAtagctttttatttttgcaattttattgaatcttattaaatattataataatttttatttttaaaaatattttttaaaattaatattacattcatctatttacaaaataatttgaaatatatgtaatttttaatgAGTTAtccaattatttcaaaaaaatatcattcaaatcaattaaCAATTAGACTATTCCATATAAatgtttcattcatttttaaatatatattattattatcttattatttgagattttttttctctggaaacaaacacttcataaaattcttattttagtttctaaaagtttatgaaatatcatgcaaaaaaaaaatcctaattaaataggattaatattttttttatttcctatcaTTTTAGAGGAATTATTATCCAATAAATcctatttaatcataattaataattcaaaaagcAATaagttgtttattaaataacaaacaaaaaatttaataatatataattattttaattatgattaatttatttaatataatttttttttatactatatatcaAAGTACAACCGTATTGTAAAACATTTAATATGTAAAAACttttacaacaaattttattcaatatcaaacaattattaatatttttacaataaatataattttattattggtttatctattattaagaatataaatttacttttaacttattaatattagaataattttttttttccaatttttactttataaagtttttagagaaaaaaaattctcaaataataaaataaaaaagtaaaataacaattataataataaaatatctaaaagaaaggGAACATACAAGTCTAGTTGTCAATTGATCTAGATGAcataataagtaaaataaaatttatgaaaataattggatcatttattgaaaattatatgtatttcaaattatttttaaataaatgaagataatattaatttaaaaattttggggtttttcatatatttttgtattagtgaatcaaatcccatcttttttttctattgaatttaaaaaaggttttagattttttaaaaggcaattttaaaatataaatgatttaaaataatttataagattgaattaaattttgaaaaatgatagaaattgaggtagagagagaaagtcaACGAGTCAAGATATTGGAGTAAAAGTGAAAGAGGGAGGAGAACCGGAGAGAATCCGATTTCCATTTCCCAAGAAACACAGGCACCAGCAAGAACAGCAACGTGTCAACAACCACTGCGAGCTAGAGAGGGAAAAATCCACACACCATCACCTCCCCACTTCCATACCCAATTCCCTTTCTCTCTCCACAactatgaatataaatatataaatatgcaTGTAAATTATATAGGTGGTTTCTGGTCCAGAATTGACTGCTGAAGGTCTTGTTGTTGGGAGAAATTTTGTGGGTTTTGGAAGTTGGGCACTCACTTTCCTCGATTGGTAGCTCTCATGGTTGACTCCACTTGAAGCAACACTTTCTCTCTCAAGAATTTTCTCTATCTGAGTCCCCCTTCTTATGGGTGTTGTACCTCGTTGTTGGATTCTCCAAGATCAGCTGACACGGCAGGCTTTTTAGAAGTATTGGGGTTGACTCGTGGGGTGGAGTGCGGGGGTTGTGATATGGGCACCGGCGGAAATGCGGAATTTGGGTGGTTTGGGAGGAGGGGGAGGCTAGGGTTTGCGTTTCGGGTGGTTTTGGGGTTGTGGGTCGTGTTGGCCGTTCTTCGGCCGGTGACGGGTCTGAGACCTTTAAGGGACAGGGCTCATTCGTGGGGCGATGAGgtttgttttcaataatttttttatatttttgtttattttttattttttattttttatggaccCTTAATTGGTTTGTTTGGTGTTTTGATCGTGTTTTCAGAGATGTTTTTGGAATGAAGCTTATGCAATTTTGTGAGGTGTGAGGAAACCTTAGTTTAACTAAGGAATTGTTTAGTTAGGCTTTAAGAATTGGTGGTATTTCAAAGCAAATTTTGCATTGATTCAAGGTCTCAAAAGCAAGAAATGCtttcaatatgatatcacaACTATTCTTAACTAATATGTAGATTCTActagattttctattttttggtgTGTCTAActtttgagtttgagtttgacTTGTTTAGGAATGGGAATTTTCAATTGTGCATGTTTTAAGGGATTTTGAAATCCTAAATCATTAGGGGTTGAATCATGTGATTCAGTTCTCTGTCTAGATTAAAGGAACCTATGAAATGCAAAATGGGAAATGTCAGTGTTGGTAACATGAAATTGACGTGGGTGAATGTAGGTTTGCCATTAATAGAAATTTCTTTATATTGAATTAGGATCAAGGAGGAGAGCATTTGATCACTCTCATCAATTGGAAGCACAGGATTTTTTTCGAGCCTGTAATAAGTACAATGAGGGGCTTGTTTTAATGCACTTTATATTCTCGTATGCTTTCAAAAGCAAAATAATTGACTCACTAtagaaaatgtatttttgtgtGTGTGGTTTCTGAAACTTGAAAATGTAAGCTTtcagaaaaaggagaagaagagaataGCAAAACAAggcctagaaaaaaaaagtaatctAAGCTTGGTCCAAAATGTAATCACCAGAGTCGCCATAAT
The window above is part of the Vitis riparia cultivar Riparia Gloire de Montpellier isolate 1030 chromosome 12, EGFV_Vit.rip_1.0, whole genome shotgun sequence genome. Proteins encoded here:
- the LOC117927367 gene encoding ribonucleases P/MRP protein subunit POP1-like → MATDGFKRSSIAPPPRSLNVEKFAESRASELEALHSIVANRLNNNFRSQRNKRRRTTGHDNRDANKRFRKREKIGVVDKGNVVTSEKDEKKVPRRIRRRVELRRNTEHGYSTSGDGTKRLRTHVWHAKRFTMTKLWGFYLPVGLQGRGRGSRALLKWFRHGALVHDACYHIALQLEGPEDLLLSILSMVLVPSPSAHSEDISRSVLSGAAYGRAMLHHIGAPGSKSIAPVTYMWRPIQKKDTGIGAEHDVDSVNSTRTYECCSSFRQLWVWMHASAFNEGYDALKFACQKLMDETGILINCFSLEGQLAKLEIMGSKAFGLLQKILHPIPCKTLKSWQLTKCSSLDHEDQIPSCAILSLTVDDPRNLPEKKTAVVPEVASNRVLGDASENEAKENTSLEGNQDLDLWDARNGFSPPVEENVLCMEKHHQRLAFFCLSDSQSGILNTSSDAQHGSCPILLLKSNNQKGTIGWSIILPLSWVKAFWIPLVSNGAHAIGLREKHWIACEVELPYFPSDFPDTNAYSSFMATEATTSDEKAKLRPPPMQALRVPIPPPWISVRSAFDKESTILGDTHPCEETCTRDVANGDSLTNSNKGSCDISLKNHNISFEGFVSRTSHMLSYYLNEIHGNHLLLFPKFPDKKSFSELMIDEAKLSRNLNGASPINYERNLCFLRVLLHAYKEGSFEEGAVVCAPHLSDISMWTSRSRSTETGLQIPQSSVRSYFTEQSSGKWELQIPEDTVTRETNRQPIGFVTTGFVRGSKKLKAEALCEAILLARLREEQWNEMPMKERRKEIYVLVRNLRSTAYRLALATIILEQQEEDVEFM